A segment of the Candidatus Nitrososphaera gargensis Ga9.2 genome:
ATCGACAGAGCTATTGAGATCGAAAACCAAAATGCTGCAGCAGCTGGTGAAATGATCAATCCTATTGAATTCCTCAATTACAGGCTATTGTAAAAGGGCGGCGAAATATCCACTGGCACTATTCTTGGGATGTCCCTCGGCGCGCTTTTTGGGTAGTCTTTGCATACAGCAGAAGCTCGATACCGGCATCAAATAACAAAAAGAAGGCTCTGATTCTGGCTGGAATCATGTTTTTCGTTCTCTTTCTAGTACCCCTCAAACCCACCAGCAGTAGGCGATCCTGAGACAGTCTACTATCGGCAAAGTCTGTACTTGGCAATATCGGGTTTTGGAGCTTTGGGACTTGCATTTCTCTATATAGAAAGATGGGCACAAATCAGGTAAAGAAAGTCATTATTCCAGCCCTGTACGCTACG
Coding sequences within it:
- a CDS encoding CbtA family protein gives rise to the protein MKAKTFIAITILAGAIASTILATINIVVIEPYIDRAIEIENQNAAAAGEMINPIEFLNYRLL